Within the Microbacterium sp. 1S1 genome, the region ACGACCGCGACCCGTCGAAGGCGAGGGCGTAGGAGCCGGCCCCGTCGGAGGGCGGACGGAACGAGACCGTCAGGCTGCCGTCGGATGCGGCGGTGTTGCCCGAGATGGCGGCGTCACCGGCGTTCTGACCGGACACCGAGACTCCGACGGTCTCCGACGGCTCGAAATACCCGGCGCCGAAGGCGACGGTCGAGACCTCACAGGTGTCGATGATCGCGTCGCCCACCTTCGCGCCCGGAGGCGACGGGTAGGAGTCGCCCGGCGCCGCAGAGGCGACGGTCGGCGCGGCCAGAATGAGCGCGCCAGCGGTAAGGCTGATGGCAGCCAGCTTCTTCAGCATGATTTCTCCCCAGAATTTCACGCGGAATCGCCCCGGACACACCCCTGCGTCCGATTGCGCGAAGCCCTCTGCCCCCACGGCAGGTTCACGGACTCCGGTTATTCCCCAGTGAGATGAACAGTACCCCATCCGGCGGCGAATGTCACGAACTGCATCGAAGGGTGTCCCGCGTCAATTCCGGACCGACGATCAGCGGCGTGTGCTGCACCTCGGTGAGCCGGAACCCTGCGCCGTCGCCCTGGAACTCCACGGTGATGGTCGTGGACTCCCCGGGGGCGAGCACCACCTCGTGCTGCACGACGGAACGGTCACCGATGGTCGCCGTCTGGACGCCCTCCTCGGCGCCGTCGCGGTCGATGTGCGAAGTCGTCGCCCCCTCCGGGCCGTACACGGCGATCAGGGTGCGGACGCTTCCGGCCGGCACCCCGTAGATGCCGTCGGCGGTCACGTAGGGCGGCAGCGACGTCGCGGCGTCGGCGGGGGCGGTGTTCGTCCAGGTGACGCGCACCTGCGTCGTGGGCCCGCCCTGGCACGTTCCCACCGCGGTCGCGATGGCTGCTCGGGTGTAGTAGTCCATCTTCCCGCCGGTGCCGTCGTTGAACAGCACGCCCACGACGGGCGCATCGGCCTCGTCGTTTGGGATCGCCCCGCCCAGAGTGCTGCGCGCCAGGAGCGACTCCTCATCCTCGTGTGCGCTCCAGATCCGGATGCGGCCCTCGCCTGCCGCATCGGAGACGGCGCGGAGGAGGGCCCGTGGCTCCGCCTGGGAGAGCGCGGCACCGAACAGCCCGCCGGCGGCCTGAGCGAAGATCTCGTCCTGTGCTGCGGGGTCGGGCACCGACGCGTAGATCTCGGACAGCAGGATGTCCGTGACGGTGTCGGCCGTCGCGGTGAAGGGCCCGAAGGACAGGTCCCCGGTGGCGCGCATGAGATGCGCGGCCACCACCGCATCCACAGCGATGACGCCGTCCACCCGACCGCCGAAGCGTCCTTCCCAGCGGGTCGCGATGGTCTTCCCGGCCTCCCGGAAGTCCGGGATGCTCGTGATGTTCTGGAGGTATCGTCCGGGGCGGTCCTCGAAGAGGGCAACGGTGCTGTCGCTGAGCGGGAGGGGCGCATCCAACGGCGGGAAGTCGCGCGTCGACGCCTGCCGCTGGAGGGTGATCCTGCCGTTCTCCGCATGCAGGAGCGCGATCGATCCGATGATGCCGCCGGACGAGCGCAACTCGGCGTTGTTCTGCATCGCGAGAACATAGGAGCGCGGGCCTTCGCCGCCGAGCATGCTCGGGAGGAGGACCGACGCCCCGTGCAGCGCGCCCACGGCGGTCGCCGCCTGGGTGACGGAGCCGCGCAGCTCCCGGACGGCGTCGGCGAGAGGAGGGAGGGTGGCGTCGGCGTCGATGCGTCGCGCCCGGTCCTCGGCGGATGCCAGCGCCGCGCTCGCCGTTCCGAGCGGCTGCTCGACGGCAGCGAAAGGGGCGAGGTCGATCGCCCCGCCGGAGAAGCCGAGACTCGCGAGATCCACCTCGTCTGCGACGGCCAGCAGCGGATCGAGCGCGTCTGCGGAGATATCGTCGGCGATCACCGCCACCTCGCTCACCGCGCGGAAGTTCGGGCCGATCCAGGGCAGGACGGCGAAGGCCTGCCACACCGGATCTCCGGTCAGCGACCGGGCCGACTCCGCGTTGCGGGAGATGCGGTCGGCGATCGGGGCTGCCCCGTCCAGGTCGCCGTCGGCGATGGACTGCTTGAGCTGGCTGGTCGCCTTCGCGATCTGCTGGAGATTGTCCACCGCTCCGATCCCGCGGACGGTCACCCACCCGAGAGCGAGGACGAGCAGCGTGACGAGGAGGCCGATGGTCCACCCGATCCATCGGCGGCGGACGGGGAGTCGACCATCGCTCACCCTGGCATTCAAGCATGGAGCAGCCTTCCACCGTGGGCCCGATGCTGTGGGAACGCTGTATTCCGGTGCCGAGCGGCGGTGCGCTGCCGAGGTGGTCGGACTTCCGCGGTTAACCTGAACGCATGGGTGCTCGGCTGCGTGTGGTTCTGGATCAGCTCGTGCATGTCGTCGACCCCGACCAGGCGTCGGCGGCGCAGGATCTCGCCGTCGGCCTCATCCAGACCGCCCCGCCGAACTGCACCGTGGATGCAATCGTTCCCGCGGGCGCACAGGTTCCGGTCCGCGGCATCGACGAGGTGCGCACGCTCGCTGTCGGGCGCCGTGAGCTCGCCGCATCGTGGCAGCTCGGGATCGCGCCAGGGGTGGGCGGCGGCCTCATCCATGCGCCAACCCTGCTCGCCCCGCTCGTCCGGCACGACCGCCTGCACGACAACGACCAGACGACGGTCACGCTCTGGGATCTGCGGGCGTGGGAGGCGCCGTCGCAGCTGCCCCGCGGCACGGTCGCCTGGCAGCGCGGGATGCTCCGCCGGGCGGTGAAGCACGCGGACGCCGTGGTGGTCCCGTCGCATTCGATGGCGCAGCGTCTGTCCGGGCTGGCGAAGCTGGGGGACCGCATCCGTGTCATCGCCGGCGCGCCGCCCCAGGACTTCCGCGTCCCCGCCGACGCCGCCGCGCGTCGCGACCGTCTCGGACTGCCCGCGGACTACGTCGTCCTGTGCGGCCCCGAGGACAGCCTGCAGACCGGCTTCCGTGCGGCGGTCGCGGCCGGCCTCGACGCCGTCGTGATCGGGGCGGGGGAGGGGACCGAGCCCCGCCTCGCCGAACTCGCGGCCGCGGCCGGGTTGCCCGAGCGTCGCGCGCACGTCCGCGGCACGCTGGATGTACCGGATCGCGCTGCCGCCGTCTCGGGCGCCAGGGTCTTCGTCTCGACGGACGCGGTGTCCGGATGGCCCTGGCGGGCGGTGGAGGCCATGTCCCTCGGCGTGCCCGTCGTCGCCGTGGAGTCCGGGTGTCACCATGACGTCATCGCCGACGGGGGTGCCGTCGTCCCCATCGATGACCTTCCGGCCGCGGTGGAGGATGCCGCGACGGGCGGGGCGAACCGCCTGCGGGTGCTCGCCGAGGACCGCTCGCGGGCGTTCTCCTGGGCGAGTGCGGCGGAGCGCGTGTGGAGTCTGCACGCGGACCTCTGATCACCTGAACGCCAGCTTCGCATCGGTGCGACACGCCGAGAGCTGATCGCGTTTTACCGGCCACAGTGGCATCATCCCGCAACTTCCGTCACACTGGTCACATGTCTCGACGTGCCCCACGCTCTCGAAACACCACGAAGGTCACCCGCCTTCTCACCTGTTTCCTCGCTGCCTCCGCCCTGGTCATCGGCGCGGTGGTCCCCGCCTCCGCCGCCTCCGCCGCGACCTCCGTCGCACCGGCGGTTGCGCGCGTCGCCGATCCAGCGCAGACCGGGCTGGCGAAGACCACGCTCGCGGGCTTCACTCCGGGCAATATCATCAGCGACGCCGTGTTCACCAACAAGAGCACGATGACGGAGGCGCAGATCCAGACCTTCTTCAACGGCAAGGTCTCTCGCTGCCTCGGTGGACGCGACGAGAACAACGAGCCGATCGTCTGCCTCAAGGACTTCCGCATGAACACGGTCACCCGGCCGGGCGACCAGTACTGCAGCGGGTACACCGGCGCCGCGAACGAGTCGGCGGCGCGGATCATCTACCGCGTCGCACAGGCCTGCAACATCAACCCGCAGGTGCTCATCGTCATGCTCCAGAAGGAGCAGAGCCTGGTGACGCACACCTGGCCGAGCGCCTGGCGGTACCGCATCGCCCTCGGGCAGGGCTGCCCGGACACCGCGCCCTGCGACCCGAAATACGTTGGGTTCTTCCACCAGATCTACGGCGCGGCGCGTCAGATGCAGATCTACATGGAAGGCAAGTGGTTCCAGTGGTACGCGCCGGGGCGGACCTGGAACATCCTCTACAACCCCAACAACTCCTGCGGATCCGCGCCGGTGTACGTCGCGAACAAGGCGACGTCCGCGCTGTACTACTACACGCCGTATCAGCCCAACGCCGCCGCCCTCCGGGCGGGGTACGGCGCGGGCGACAGCTGCTCCGCGTACGGCAACCGGAACTTCTACAACTACTTCACCGACTGGTTCGGTTCCACGCAGGGGAAGCCGGTCGCGGCACCGCCCGTGATCTCGTCCGCGAACACCTCGAGCTTCGTCGTGGGCGTCGACCAGGCGGGCAGCGTGTGGGGGTACCCGTTCTCCAAGAAGGCGTGGGGCAACCGCGTGCAGATGGCCACGGGCCTGACCGGGGTCAAGGCCTTCTTCGGCGTGGGCGACCTCACGGGCGACGGCAACCGCGACTTCCTCTCCGTCGACGCATCCGGACAGCCGTCGGTTCTCTACGGGGACGGCAGCCTCAAGCTGAGCGCCCCGACGCGATTGGGCGGCAATTGGTCGGGCACCGTGCTCGTCGTACCGGCCGGTGACTTCAACGGCGACGGGATCCCCGACGTCTTCACGACCGATGCCTCCGGAGGGCTGTACCTGCGTGCCGGCGACGGTCGGGGCGGGTTCGGAGCCGCCACGCTCGTCGGCAGCGGCTGGAGCACCATGACCATGCTCGTGGGCGCCGTGGACATGAACGGAGACGGACGCAGCGACCTGATCGCCCGCGACACGGCCGGCAGACTCTTCCTGTATCCCGGCAACGGCCGCGGCGGGTGGGGCACCAAGGCGCAGATCGGCAGCGGCTGGTCGGGGATGACCTCCGTCTTCAGCCCGGGCGACTTCACCGGGAACGGGACGCCCGACCTCCTCGCCCACAAGTCCGACGGCGTGCTGATGGCCTACGAAGGACGCTCGACCGCCTTCGTGGCCAGTGTCGGCACCGTGGGTTCCGGCTGGCAGAACCTCACGACGAAGGCCTCCGCCGGGCCGGCCGTGACGAAGCCGCGGGCGCTTCCCGCCGGCTTCGGCAACGTCGACGGTCTCGGCGGGAACGACGTCGTGGCATTGACGAAGACCGGCGAGCTCCGTCTCTACGGAGGTTCCGGGACGGGGAGCTGGCGGTCTTCGAGCACGCTCGCGACGGGCTGGGGCGCACAGGACCGGATCTTCTCCCTCGGGGACTTCACCGGAGACGGCAGGGCGGACCTCGCCCGGGTCGACAGCGCCGGGGTGCTCACGCTCCTGCCCGGCACCGGCAGCGGCTTCGGTCAGGCGACGCGCATCGGCCACGGCTGGGCGTCGTTCGTCCAGATCGTGGGCGGCGTGGACTTCGACGGTGACCGGAAGCCCGACGTGATCGGCGTCCACGAGGACGGACGCATGATCCTGTACCGCGGGAACGGCAGCGGAGGGTTCCAAGGCGACGGCGTGCAGATCGGCAAGGGCTGGGGAGTGGTGGACCACGTCGTCAACGTCGGCGACTTCACGGGGGACGGTCGCAGCGACCTCCTCGCGCGGACCTCCGACGGCGCTCTCCGCCTCTACCCGACGACAGCCGACGGCGGTTTCGGGACCATGGTGCAGATCGGCAAGGGCTGGGGCGGGATGACCCAGATCGTCGGGCCGGGGGACTTCAACGGCGACGGATGGCCGGACGTCCTCGCGATCCGTCAGGACGGTGCCATGTTCCTCTACCCGGGCAACGGCAAGGGCGGCTGGGGGACCAGCGTGCAGATCGGTTCGGGATGGCAGAACATCACCAGTCTCGGTTGACCGCGGCCCTGCCTGAGAGGTCGTTCGCAGGCGCCATGGGATACTGAGACGGCGACGGATGCCGTCGCGTCGTCGATTGAGTGGGCCTGTGACTGATACCCGAGATCTTTTCGCTGCCGTCCCGCGTTCCGCGTTCGACACCCCGGGAGAGAGCCGCGGGCTGATCGATGTGGTGCGCTGGCGCTATCTGCTGCACCTCCTTGTCCGCACCGGCGTCACGACCCGTTATCGCAACTCCGTCCTGGGCTGGACCTGGTCCTACGTCCGCCCCGCCGCGCAGTTCCTCGTCTTCTGGGTCGTCCTCGGGCTGTTCATGAACCTGGACAGGGGGATCCCGAACTACGCGATCTATCTGTTCTCGGGGATCGTCGTCATCAATCTCTTCTCCGAGGCCTTCAAGAACGCCACGACCTCGATCGTCGGCAATGCACCGCTGGTCCGGAAGGTCTTCCTGCCGCGTCAGCTCTTCGCCGTCTCGGCCGTGATCGTGGCCTTCGTACACTTCCTGCCGCAGGTGGCTCTGCTGCTGCTCGTCTGCCTCCTGCTGGGCTGGGTCACGCACATCTCGATCCTCTCGGTGCTCGCCATCCTCGCCGGGATGATCATCGTCATGACCTTCGCCCTGGGGCTCGGACTCTTCTTCGGAGCGATCAACGTCCGCTTCCGCGATGCGGAGAACATCGTCGAGCTCCTGCTCCTCCTGGCGACCTGGGCCTCACCGGTGCTGTACGCGTGGACCCAGGTGCAGGATGCGGTCGTCGACAAGCTCGGATGGCCGCAATGGGTGGTCGAGGTGTACATGCTGAACCCGATCACCCAGGGTGTGGAACTCTTCCACTACGCGTTCTGGCGCCCGGTGACCGACACCGCGTTCGCGCTCCCGGAGGGGCTCGCTTGGAACACCCTCTGGACCATGCTGATCTCCATCGGCACGCTGCTCTTGGGGCAGCTCGTCTTCCGCCGTCTCGAAGGAAGGTTCGCACAGGACCTATGAGTGCTCCCGCCACGCTCCGCCCGAGCATCGTCATCGACGGCGTCAAGAAGCGGTTCACGCTCAACCACGCCTTCTCCTTGAAGGACACCGTCGTGTCCTGGATCAAACGCCGCAGGCTCACCAGCGAGTTCGAGGCGTTGAAGGGTGTCGACATCGTCATCGGAGAAGGTGAGTCCGTCGCGGTGCTCGGCCTCAACGGCTCCGGCAAGTCGACGTTGCTCAAGCTCGTCTCCGGTGTGATGGAGCCCGACGAGGGGCAGGTCCTCACCCGCGGCCGTGTCGCCGGTCTCATCGAGGTGGGCGCCGGGTTCCATCCCGAGCTGTCCGGGCGCGAGAACGTGTTCCTCAATGCGGCCATCCTGGGCATGAAGAAGCACGAGATCGAGGCCCGTTACGACGAGATCGTGGCGTTCAGCGAGATCGAGCAGTTCATCGACCAGGAGGTCAAGCACTACTCGTCCGGCATGTTCATGCGCCTCGCGTTCTCCGTGGCCATCCATGTCGAGCTCGACGTGCTGCTCGTGGACGAGATCCTGTCCGTGGGCGACGCGCCGTTCCGGGAGAAGTGCCGGCTGAAGTTCGAGGAGCTCATCGCCGAGGGCAAGACGCTCGTCGTCGTCAGCCACGACATGGAGATGGTCCGCGAGCTCTGCACCCGCGGGATCGTGATCGACAAGGGGCGCGTGATCTACGACGGCGAGGTCGAGGGCGCCATCGCGCTGGTGGACAAGTGAGCGCGTGGCTCGCGCAGGTGCCGGCGCTGCTGGTCGCGCTCGCCGTGCTCGTGGTCCCTGGTCTCCCCGTCGGCCTCTGCCTCCGGGGAGTGAGCGCTGTCGTCCGGATCGGCGTCTCCGTCGCCGTCTCGCTCGCCGTGGTGGCCGCCGCCTCCGTGCTTGCCCCTGTCCTCCGGCTTGACTGGGGGCCGCTTCCCGTCGCCATCGTCGCCGCCGTCGTGGCGGTGGTCGCCCTCGGTCTGCGCGTTTCCGACAG harbors:
- a CDS encoding DUF4012 domain-containing protein, translating into MSDGRLPVRRRWIGWTIGLLVTLLVLALGWVTVRGIGAVDNLQQIAKATSQLKQSIADGDLDGAAPIADRISRNAESARSLTGDPVWQAFAVLPWIGPNFRAVSEVAVIADDISADALDPLLAVADEVDLASLGFSGGAIDLAPFAAVEQPLGTASAALASAEDRARRIDADATLPPLADAVRELRGSVTQAATAVGALHGASVLLPSMLGGEGPRSYVLAMQNNAELRSSGGIIGSIALLHAENGRITLQRQASTRDFPPLDAPLPLSDSTVALFEDRPGRYLQNITSIPDFREAGKTIATRWEGRFGGRVDGVIAVDAVVAAHLMRATGDLSFGPFTATADTVTDILLSEIYASVPDPAAQDEIFAQAAGGLFGAALSQAEPRALLRAVSDAAGEGRIRIWSAHEDEESLLARSTLGGAIPNDEADAPVVGVLFNDGTGGKMDYYTRAAIATAVGTCQGGPTTQVRVTWTNTAPADAATSLPPYVTADGIYGVPAGSVRTLIAVYGPEGATTSHIDRDGAEEGVQTATIGDRSVVQHEVVLAPGESTTITVEFQGDGAGFRLTEVQHTPLIVGPELTRDTLRCSS
- a CDS encoding glycosyltransferase; protein product: MGARLRVVLDQLVHVVDPDQASAAQDLAVGLIQTAPPNCTVDAIVPAGAQVPVRGIDEVRTLAVGRRELAASWQLGIAPGVGGGLIHAPTLLAPLVRHDRLHDNDQTTVTLWDLRAWEAPSQLPRGTVAWQRGMLRRAVKHADAVVVPSHSMAQRLSGLAKLGDRIRVIAGAPPQDFRVPADAAARRDRLGLPADYVVLCGPEDSLQTGFRAAVAAGLDAVVIGAGEGTEPRLAELAAAAGLPERRAHVRGTLDVPDRAAAVSGARVFVSTDAVSGWPWRAVEAMSLGVPVVAVESGCHHDVIADGGAVVPIDDLPAAVEDAATGGANRLRVLAEDRSRAFSWASAAERVWSLHADL
- a CDS encoding FG-GAP-like repeat-containing protein, which gives rise to MSRRAPRSRNTTKVTRLLTCFLAASALVIGAVVPASAASAATSVAPAVARVADPAQTGLAKTTLAGFTPGNIISDAVFTNKSTMTEAQIQTFFNGKVSRCLGGRDENNEPIVCLKDFRMNTVTRPGDQYCSGYTGAANESAARIIYRVAQACNINPQVLIVMLQKEQSLVTHTWPSAWRYRIALGQGCPDTAPCDPKYVGFFHQIYGAARQMQIYMEGKWFQWYAPGRTWNILYNPNNSCGSAPVYVANKATSALYYYTPYQPNAAALRAGYGAGDSCSAYGNRNFYNYFTDWFGSTQGKPVAAPPVISSANTSSFVVGVDQAGSVWGYPFSKKAWGNRVQMATGLTGVKAFFGVGDLTGDGNRDFLSVDASGQPSVLYGDGSLKLSAPTRLGGNWSGTVLVVPAGDFNGDGIPDVFTTDASGGLYLRAGDGRGGFGAATLVGSGWSTMTMLVGAVDMNGDGRSDLIARDTAGRLFLYPGNGRGGWGTKAQIGSGWSGMTSVFSPGDFTGNGTPDLLAHKSDGVLMAYEGRSTAFVASVGTVGSGWQNLTTKASAGPAVTKPRALPAGFGNVDGLGGNDVVALTKTGELRLYGGSGTGSWRSSSTLATGWGAQDRIFSLGDFTGDGRADLARVDSAGVLTLLPGTGSGFGQATRIGHGWASFVQIVGGVDFDGDRKPDVIGVHEDGRMILYRGNGSGGFQGDGVQIGKGWGVVDHVVNVGDFTGDGRSDLLARTSDGALRLYPTTADGGFGTMVQIGKGWGGMTQIVGPGDFNGDGWPDVLAIRQDGAMFLYPGNGKGGWGTSVQIGSGWQNITSLG
- a CDS encoding ABC transporter permease — protein: MTDTRDLFAAVPRSAFDTPGESRGLIDVVRWRYLLHLLVRTGVTTRYRNSVLGWTWSYVRPAAQFLVFWVVLGLFMNLDRGIPNYAIYLFSGIVVINLFSEAFKNATTSIVGNAPLVRKVFLPRQLFAVSAVIVAFVHFLPQVALLLLVCLLLGWVTHISILSVLAILAGMIIVMTFALGLGLFFGAINVRFRDAENIVELLLLLATWASPVLYAWTQVQDAVVDKLGWPQWVVEVYMLNPITQGVELFHYAFWRPVTDTAFALPEGLAWNTLWTMLISIGTLLLGQLVFRRLEGRFAQDL
- a CDS encoding ABC transporter ATP-binding protein codes for the protein MSAPATLRPSIVIDGVKKRFTLNHAFSLKDTVVSWIKRRRLTSEFEALKGVDIVIGEGESVAVLGLNGSGKSTLLKLVSGVMEPDEGQVLTRGRVAGLIEVGAGFHPELSGRENVFLNAAILGMKKHEIEARYDEIVAFSEIEQFIDQEVKHYSSGMFMRLAFSVAIHVELDVLLVDEILSVGDAPFREKCRLKFEELIAEGKTLVVVSHDMEMVRELCTRGIVIDKGRVIYDGEVEGAIALVDK